Proteins co-encoded in one Panulirus ornatus isolate Po-2019 chromosome 56, ASM3632096v1, whole genome shotgun sequence genomic window:
- the LOC139766061 gene encoding uncharacterized protein: MIIVNRVCCFDVDIYSRISLSIQCEIACQDQKQKKLTMFSEEEKFLHETYRKLYSQEDHLQEHMLLDSGQKETGCTESERLFSHMRNLQKRILVQSDAEDLEHMKRFPCDECGKLFSYKSNLTRHLLVHSSEKTFECDECGKMFSQKSYLQQHLTVHNGIKRFECNECGKLFLLKSSLKKHSSVHNGVKKFGCDECGKLFFRKSHLKDHVPVHNGVKKFGCDECGRLFLLKSRLHQHLLVHSGVKKFKCNECEKQFLKKSYLRKHLFVHSAVKNFECDECGKLFSQKSNLQRHLLVHSGIKNFVCAECGKLFLDKYDLKRHLNVHRGI, from the coding sequence ATACAGTGTGAAATTGCATGTCAAGATCAGAAACAGAAGAAACTGACAATGTTTAGTGAAGAGGAAAAGTTTTTACATGAAACATATAGGAAATTATATTCACAAGAGGATCATCTCCAGGAGCATATGCTTTTGGATAGTGGTCAGAAAGAAACTGGCTGTACTGAAAGTGAGAGACTGTTTTCACATATGAGAAATCTTCAGAAGCGTATCCTAGTGCAGAGTGATGCAGAAGATTTAGAACACATGAAAAGATTTccatgtgatgaatgtgggaaactgttttcATATAAGAGTAACCTTACTAGACATTTGCTTGTGCATAGTAGTGAGAAAACTtttgaatgtgatgaatgtgggaaaatgtTTTCACAGAAAAGTTATCTTCAACAACATCTGACTGTGCACAATGGTATAAAAAGGTTTGAATGtaatgaatgtgggaaactgtttttaCTGAAAAGTAGTCTAAAGAAACATTCCTCTGTACACAATGGCGTGAaaaagtttggatgtgatgaatgtggaaaaCTCTTTTTTCGGAAAAGTCACCTGAAGGATCATGTACCTGTGCACAATGGTGTGAaaaagtttggatgtgatgaatgtgggagactGTTTTTGTTGAAAAGTCGTCTTCATCAGCATTTACttgtacacagtggtgtgaaaaaGTTTAAGTGCAATGAATGTGAGAAACAGTTTTTAAAGAAAAGTTATCTCCGGAAACATTTATTTGTGCACAGTGCTGTTAAAAACtttgaatgtgatgaatgtgggaaactgttttcACAGAAGAGTAATCTTCAGAGACATTTGTTAGTGCACAGTGGTATAAAAAATTTTGTGTGTGCTGAATGTGGGAAATTGTTTTTGGACAAATATGACCTCAAGAGACATTTGAATGTGCACCGTGGTATATAA